ATCCGGCAAAGGTTGCCGCGCTGGCGATTCGCGATCCCGAGTGCCTGGCCAAGGCGATCGCGGGGTTGGACGAATCGAAAGCGACGATCAAGTATGGCTGCGACAAGGTGCTGCGCTACCTGGCCGCGCACTCGCCGGAAGTGCTGTACCCGCATTTTGACGAGTTTGCGGCCAACTTGAATAGCGACAAGACGATCCTGAAGTGGGGCGCCATCGAGATCATCTCGCAGCTGGCACAGGTTGACAGCGACCGGAAGTTTGATCCGATTTTCGAGAAGTACTTCGCGCCGCTAAAGGGCCCGGTGCTGATCACCGCCGCCAATCTGATCAAAGCTGCACGCCGGATCGCGGTCGCCCGTCCCGATTTGGCCGACCGGATTGCGCAGCGCATTTTGACGGTCGAGACGGCCAGATACAAGACCGCCGAGTGCCGCCAGATCGCGCTATGCGAAGCCGTCAGAATTTTTGACGAGATCTACTCCCTGGTGGCGGACAAACCCGCGGTCGTTGCTTTCGTCAAGAAACGCCTGAAGAGCCGCCGCCACTCTACCAAACAATCGGCCGAGAATTTCCTCCACAAGCATCACGCCTAAACGCCAAAGTTGACCGTCCGTTTCCACCGGATGTGACCGAAAACACACCGCGCCGGCGCGGGAACAGTTCACCCCTCACAGGTGTTTAAGCCACAGCAGAGATAAAATAGGTCTCTGATATACATTCGGAACTTACGACACAGGAGATTGCGGTGGCTACAAAGAAAATCATAGCGGTTGTCGGCGCGACCGGCGCTCAGGGCAGCGGTTTGGTGCGCGCCATTTTGAATGACAAGTCGGGGGAATTCGCCGCGCGGGCACTGACGCGCGATGTCAATTCGGACAAGGCCAAGGAACTGGCACGGCTGGGCGCGGAAGTGGTTGCGGCCAACGTTGACGACGTCGAGAGCTTGAAGCGGGCTTTCGCCGGCGCGTATGGCGCGTTCTGCGTGACGTTCTTCTGGGATCACTTCTCACCCGAAAAAGAAATGGAGCATGCGCGCGCGATGGCGCAGGCGGCCAAGGCTGCCGGTGTGAAGCATGTCATCTGGTCGACGTTGGAGGACACGCGCAAATGGGTGCCGCTGACCGACAATCGCTTGCCGACGTTGCACGGCAAGTACAAGGTGCCGCACTTTGACGGCAAGGGCGAGGCGGACAAAGCGTTCGCCGAGGCGGGCGTGCCGACGACTTACTTGCTGACGTCGTTCTATTGGGAGAACTTCATCTACTTCGGCATGGGCCCCAAGGAGACCGCGCCGGGTAAGTATGCGATTACGATGCCGATGGGCGACAAGAAACTGCCCGGCATTAGCGCCGAAGACATCGGCAAGTGCGCACTGGGGATTTTCAAACGCGGCGGGAAGTTTATCGGCAAGACGGTCGGCATCGCCGGCGACCACGTGACCGGCGAGCAGATGGCGAAGCTGATGACCAAGGCGATCGGCAAGGAGATCGCTTACAACGCCGTCGATCCGGAAACCTACCGCAATTTCGGCTTCCCTGGCGCCGACGATTTGGGCAACATGTTCCAGTTCAAGCGAGATTTCGAATCTGATTTTTGCGGGGCGCGCGATCTGGAGTTCTCACGCTCTTTGAATCCGGAATTGCAGACCTTTGAGCGCTGGCTCGAGAACTACGGCGCCCGGATACCGTTGTCATAGTCGAGACCGGGAACTGGCTGAACCACCACGAGCGTGGGTTCGCCGCCGGCGGAGATGCCGGCCGGCCACGTTGTCACTTGCGCAATCACGGAAATGGACTACCTTACTCGCCATATGGTAACAATCTCTTCAATTCATCGAATCCTGACGCGGGATTTGGAGGCGTTGCGGCGCGAGCTGCGCGCTTACCCGAACGAAGCCGACATCTGGAAGGTGTCGAGCGGCGTGAATAACTCCGCCGGCTCACTGGCCCGGCATCTGACCGGGGGTCTCAGTCATTTCATCGGAACCGTGATCGGGGATAACGGCTATGTCCGCAGCCGCGAAGAGGAATTCGGCGGACCGCCGGTAACGCGGGCGGAGTTGGAGCGGCGGATCGACGTCGCGCTGGCTTCAGTCGACGACGGACTCAGCGCGATCAACGACTTTGACCTGGAAAAGCCGTATCCGGTCGAGTTAGCCGGGATGACGTTCACGATCGGGCGCTTTCTGATCCACCTTGTCGGCCACTTCGGCTATCATCTGGGCCAGATCGACTACCATCGCCGACTTGTGACCGGCAGCAACGAGTCGATCAACGCCATGTATCTGGCTGATCTGAAATAAATCCGAGGAGCAGGAGTGGACAGCAGCGAGCGCCGGCGGTTGGCCGAGGATAACCGCATTGCCTGGAATCAGGCGGCCGAGAGGCACTTCGTAGCGCAAGCGGGCAAGTTCCGCAAGCTGTTTCAGCAGCCAGGGTACAGCTGTCTCGATGAGGTCATCACAGCCAAGCTGCAGGAGATCGGCCTGTCCGGAAAAGCGGTGGCGCAGCTATCGTGCAACAACGGCCGCGAGACGCTGTCGCTAATCAATCTTGGGGCCGGATCGGGGGTTGGTTTCGACATAAGCGATG
This sequence is a window from Candidatus Zixiibacteriota bacterium. Protein-coding genes within it:
- a CDS encoding NmrA/HSCARG family protein, encoding MATKKIIAVVGATGAQGSGLVRAILNDKSGEFAARALTRDVNSDKAKELARLGAEVVAANVDDVESLKRAFAGAYGAFCVTFFWDHFSPEKEMEHARAMAQAAKAAGVKHVIWSTLEDTRKWVPLTDNRLPTLHGKYKVPHFDGKGEADKAFAEAGVPTTYLLTSFYWENFIYFGMGPKETAPGKYAITMPMGDKKLPGISAEDIGKCALGIFKRGGKFIGKTVGIAGDHVTGEQMAKLMTKAIGKEIAYNAVDPETYRNFGFPGADDLGNMFQFKRDFESDFCGARDLEFSRSLNPELQTFERWLENYGARIPLS
- a CDS encoding DinB family protein, whose protein sequence is MVTISSIHRILTRDLEALRRELRAYPNEADIWKVSSGVNNSAGSLARHLTGGLSHFIGTVIGDNGYVRSREEEFGGPPVTRAELERRIDVALASVDDGLSAINDFDLEKPYPVELAGMTFTIGRFLIHLVGHFGYHLGQIDYHRRLVTGSNESINAMYLADLK